The following proteins are encoded in a genomic region of Triticum dicoccoides isolate Atlit2015 ecotype Zavitan chromosome 1B, WEW_v2.0, whole genome shotgun sequence:
- the LOC119350585 gene encoding BTB/POZ and MATH domain-containing protein 3-like, with product MPQVHIRFLGQSSAPEINHRTAQIGTTLGFSPSSRIRSSGDWLSQFAVRHRNQPELVLLYFLRAPVMPNYSPSSASAIVADAVSGSHVLKIEGYSLTKGCGTGEFLRSEIFVIAGHRWHIKYFPDGVVSDYADWIAIFVQRDDDTDGKDIMARLWISLLNHDGESVPSHDIISSQFEKYSPKTARGCKKFMKRKDLEESSYLKDDCFSIRCHVTVRNEIRTFKTRSGVTTLVDVPPSNLHRHLLDLLTSGKGGDISFEVGGETFRAHRYIVAARSPVFMAELLGPMKEKAAACIRIDGMEAKVFKAMLHFIYTDSLPNIDEDEIVGMAQHLLVAADRYNLERLKLMCEETLCKSINKDSAATTLALAEQHGCDGLKKACFEFLTSVDNLKAVMASDGFAHLKSSCPSILEVLVTNLSR from the coding sequence ATGCCACAAGTCCACATACGTTTCCTTGGTCAATCCAGTGCTCCAGAAATCAATCATCGTACGGCACAGATAGGAACTACACTAGGGTTCTCGCCCTCCTCTCGCATCCGCTCCTCCGGCGATTGGCTTTCGCAGTTCGCTGTTCGCCACCGCAACCAGCCCGAACTTGTTCTCTTGTATTTTTTGCGTGCTCCTGTTATGCCTAACTACTCTCCGTCCTCCGCGTCGGCCATTGTCGCCGATGCAGTGTCCGGATCGCACGTCCTCAAGATCGAGGGATACTCCCTAACCAAGGGGTGCGGTACCGGTGAATTCCTCAGATCCGAGATCTTTGTCATCGCAGGCCATCGCTGGCATATCAAATACTTCCCCGATGGTGTGGTTTCGGACTACGCCGACTGGATTGCCATCTTCGTGCAACGTGATGATGACACCGATGGTAAGGACATCATGGCGAGACTCTGGATCAGCTTACTTAACCACGATGGAGAATCTGTGCCATCGCATGACATCATAAGTTCTCAGTTTGAAAAATATTCTCCGAAAACTGCACGAGGATGTAAGAAATTCATGAAAAGGAAAGATTTGGAGGAGTCAAGCTATCTCAAGGACGATTGTTTCAGTATCAGGTGCCATGTCACCGTCAGGAATGAGATCCGCACCTTCAAGACACGGTCAGGGGTCACGACGTTGGTCGACGTGCCGCCGTCCAACTTGCACCGGCACCTGCTCGACCTCCTCACCAGCGGAAAGGGAGGGGACATATCTTTTGAGGTGGGCGGTGAAACGTTCCGGGCACATAGGTACATCGTCGCTGCTCGGTCCCCCGTCTTCATGGCGGAGCTCTTGGGTCCTATGAAAGAGAAGGCGGCAGCCTGCATACGGATTGATGGCATGGAAGCTAAAGTCTTCAAGGCGATGCTTCACTTCATCTATACCGACTCTTTGCCTAATATCGACGAGGATGAAATTGTGGGGATGGCACAACATTTACTTGTCGCTGCGGATAGGTATAACCTGGAGAGGCTCAAGTTGATGTGCGAAGAGACGTTGTGCAAGTCCATCAACAAAGACAGCGCGGCGACTACATTGGCGTTGGCTGAACAACATGGTTGTGATGGTCTCAAGAAGGCATGCTTTGAGTTCCTCACTTCTGTTGACAACCTCAAGGCAGTCATGGCAAGTGATGGTTTTGCACATCTGAAGAGCAGCTGTCCTTCCATCCTAGAGGTGCTGGTCACCAATCTTTCTCGCTGA